One Sporomusaceae bacterium DNA segment encodes these proteins:
- a CDS encoding PLP-dependent aminotransferase family protein, with amino-acid sequence MLLLTVDEHSLEPIYRQIVAQIRDKIAGRVLLPGEKLPSTRRLADQLAIHRSTVATAYQELWALGFVDLGPGSCPRVRDRMQIATAADRGEKGLVDWQTIVSPASDTIWQTYRRLDPPGRESTPALINFASMNMDSRLFPLESFRACLDRAVKNHGDTLLGYGARAGFRPLREYIARRLQSHGISVTAEEILITNGSQQGIDLVFRMIAAPGKTVAIESPTYDYVLPLLRFYGLRPVEIPIRQGGMDLDALAAALAKERPVLVYTMPTFQNPTGISTGQAHRERLLSLCEQHRIPILEDGFEEEMKYSGRVVLPVKSMDKRQLVIYCGTYSKVLFPGVRIGWLAAEKECVERLVAIHRFSELAPSMILQAAIHEFCQSGHYDRHIGRMHRAYRKRMQTAVRALHRHIDLAWAEWTAPSGGFLIWLKLKPVPHPPSDWKALLAAHGVEATTGSSFFYGETPDTYLRLSISPLNETEITEGVQRLAAALREAHQSH; translated from the coding sequence ATGCTGCTGCTCACCGTCGACGAACACAGCCTTGAGCCCATATACCGGCAGATCGTCGCCCAGATCAGGGACAAGATCGCCGGCCGCGTTCTGCTGCCCGGCGAAAAACTCCCTTCCACCCGGCGGCTGGCCGACCAGCTCGCCATTCACCGCTCCACCGTCGCCACCGCCTACCAGGAATTGTGGGCCCTCGGCTTCGTCGACCTCGGCCCCGGCTCCTGCCCGCGCGTCCGCGACCGCATGCAGATAGCCACCGCCGCCGACCGCGGTGAAAAAGGCCTCGTCGACTGGCAAACCATTGTCTCACCGGCCAGCGACACCATCTGGCAGACTTACCGCCGGCTCGATCCGCCCGGCCGGGAAAGCACCCCGGCCCTCATCAACTTCGCCAGCATGAACATGGACAGCCGGCTCTTTCCCCTCGAAAGCTTCCGTGCCTGCCTCGACCGGGCGGTGAAAAACCACGGCGACACCCTCCTCGGCTACGGCGCCAGGGCCGGCTTCCGGCCGCTCAGGGAATACATCGCCCGCCGTCTCCAAAGCCACGGCATATCCGTAACCGCCGAAGAAATCCTCATCACCAACGGCTCGCAGCAGGGCATCGACCTCGTCTTTCGCATGATCGCCGCCCCCGGCAAGACCGTCGCCATCGAATCCCCCACCTACGACTACGTTCTGCCGCTGCTGCGTTTTTACGGCCTAAGGCCGGTCGAGATTCCCATCCGCCAGGGAGGCATGGACCTCGACGCCCTTGCCGCGGCCCTAGCCAAAGAGCGGCCCGTCCTCGTCTACACCATGCCAACATTCCAGAACCCCACCGGCATCAGCACCGGCCAGGCCCACCGCGAACGCCTCCTCTCGCTGTGCGAACAGCACCGCATCCCCATCCTTGAAGACGGCTTCGAGGAAGAGATGAAATACAGCGGCCGCGTCGTCCTGCCTGTCAAATCGATGGATAAACGCCAGCTCGTCATCTACTGCGGCACCTACTCCAAAGTCCTCTTCCCCGGCGTCCGCATCGGCTGGCTGGCGGCCGAAAAAGAATGCGTCGAGCGGCTCGTCGCCATCCATCGTTTCAGCGAACTCGCCCCCAGCATGATCCTCCAGGCGGCCATCCACGAATTCTGCCAGAGCGGCCACTACGACCGCCACATCGGCCGCATGCACCGCGCCTACCGCAAAAGGATGCAGACCGCCGTCCGCGCCCTCCACCGCCACATCGATCTCGCCTGGGCCGAATGGACCGCGCCCAGCGGCGGTTTCCTCATCTGGCTCAAGCTCAAACCGGTCCCTCATCCTCCGTCCGACTGGAAAGCCCTGCTCGCCGCCCACGGCGTCGAGGCTACCACCGGCAGCAGCTTTTTCTACGGCGAGACCCCCGATACATACCTGCGCCTCTCCATCTCTCCCCTCAACGAGACAGAAATCACCGAAGGCGTCCAGCGCCTCGCCGCGGCGCTCCGCGAAGCCCACCAGTCTCACTAA
- a CDS encoding NAD(P)-binding domain-containing protein, producing the protein MHIGIIGVGRMGRELARRLKDHVDLTVFDRDAAFLAAMQSELGLPAAGSIDELAAIGTVILAVPDPEVINCIKDFNQLKTPVTVINIATNVAQHVLEETAVAPVRCINVKFVGHAGEMSLGLDPVVIIDSRPADLVPVAKEIFAAVGHVIVGKADIVSFINTTAAEKALEAAVYIEEGLRQQNVTDPDIVKSAIRQVAAGVLKAYADQDLGPFARQIVRAVRAKMRK; encoded by the coding sequence ATGCACATAGGAATAATCGGCGTAGGCCGCATGGGCAGGGAACTCGCCCGTCGCCTCAAAGACCATGTCGACCTCACCGTCTTCGACCGCGATGCCGCCTTCCTGGCCGCCATGCAAAGCGAGCTCGGCCTGCCCGCCGCCGGCTCCATCGACGAACTGGCGGCCATCGGCACCGTCATCCTCGCCGTCCCCGACCCCGAAGTCATCAACTGCATCAAAGACTTCAACCAGCTCAAAACCCCCGTGACCGTCATCAACATCGCCACAAACGTCGCCCAGCACGTCCTCGAAGAAACGGCCGTCGCGCCCGTCCGCTGCATAAACGTCAAATTCGTCGGCCACGCCGGCGAAATGTCCCTCGGGCTCGATCCGGTCGTCATCATCGACAGCCGGCCGGCCGACCTCGTACCGGTCGCCAAAGAAATCTTCGCCGCCGTCGGCCACGTCATCGTCGGCAAGGCCGACATCGTCAGCTTCATCAACACCACCGCCGCCGAGAAAGCGCTCGAAGCGGCCGTTTACATCGAAGAAGGCCTGCGCCAGCAGAACGTCACCGACCCCGACATCGTCAAAAGCGCCATCCGCCAGGTTGCAGCCGGCGTGCTCAAAGCATATGCCGACCAGGATCTAGGACCCTTCGCCCGCCAGATCGTCCGCGCCGTCCGGGCCAAGATGCGAAAATAG
- a CDS encoding PhoH family protein, producing MKKHYVLDTNVLLYSPQAIFAFSEHTVIIPEVVLEELDKFKSESTERGAHSRQVSRIIDELRSEGNLLNGIPLNEQGGILRIETNCLDINLPPHWDRAKPDNRILQVCKGLADNGYHTVLVSRDTNLRVKAVILDIQAEDFRNDKVAAIEDQYTGRTVVYTSSDTINKFHLDDGNAIDPAQLSEYDETDHTLKQGVFVTNQFMLIRSTDNDRHTALGRFDGDKVVHLKFRNRNPFGVTPRNIGQVFMQECLMMDADEAPLVIIKGPAGTAKTFYSLAVGLYKHLDCRPRDYHHLLICRPNIPMDEDIGFLPGSENEKISPYMRGVRDNMFTLMSGHMMTEAKEISQVEDTVQMLFDKRIIQTEALAYQRGRSLYKYWMILDEMQNATPRQAKGVITRPGLGTKIILLGDPEQIDNPFLDSRSNGLSYASEKMRGSKLCFQVTLQYDECERSPLAAEAALRL from the coding sequence TTGAAAAAGCATTATGTGCTCGATACTAATGTTTTACTTTATTCTCCCCAAGCTATCTTTGCATTCAGCGAGCACACGGTGATTATCCCCGAAGTTGTGCTGGAAGAGCTCGACAAGTTCAAGTCGGAGTCGACCGAGCGCGGCGCCCACAGCCGCCAGGTCAGCCGCATCATCGACGAGCTGCGCTCTGAGGGCAATCTGCTGAACGGCATTCCGCTCAACGAGCAGGGCGGCATCCTGCGCATCGAGACTAACTGCCTGGATATTAATCTGCCCCCCCACTGGGACCGGGCGAAGCCGGACAACCGCATTCTCCAGGTCTGCAAGGGCCTCGCGGATAACGGCTATCATACGGTGCTGGTCAGCCGCGATACCAATTTGCGCGTCAAGGCGGTCATTCTCGACATCCAGGCGGAGGATTTCCGCAACGATAAGGTGGCCGCGATCGAGGACCAATATACGGGGCGCACGGTTGTCTATACATCTTCGGATACGATCAACAAGTTCCACCTCGACGACGGCAACGCCATTGACCCCGCCCAGCTCAGCGAGTACGACGAGACCGACCACACGCTGAAACAGGGCGTATTCGTGACCAACCAGTTCATGCTCATCCGGTCGACCGATAACGATCGCCATACCGCCCTGGGGCGCTTCGACGGGGATAAGGTGGTGCATCTGAAGTTCCGCAACCGCAACCCGTTTGGCGTCACGCCGCGCAATATCGGCCAGGTTTTTATGCAGGAATGCCTGATGATGGACGCCGACGAGGCGCCGCTGGTCATCATCAAGGGCCCCGCCGGGACGGCCAAGACTTTTTATTCGTTGGCGGTCGGCCTTTATAAGCACCTCGACTGCCGTCCCCGCGACTATCACCACCTCCTCATCTGCCGGCCCAATATCCCCATGGATGAGGATATCGGCTTCCTGCCGGGATCGGAGAATGAGAAGATCAGCCCGTATATGCGGGGGGTGCGCGATAATATGTTCACCCTCATGTCGGGGCATATGATGACCGAGGCAAAGGAAATATCCCAGGTGGAAGACACTGTCCAGATGCTGTTCGACAAGCGCATTATCCAGACCGAGGCGCTGGCTTATCAGCGCGGCCGTTCGCTCTATAAGTACTGGATGATCCTCGACGAAATGCAGAATGCCACGCCTCGCCAGGCCAAAGGGGTTATCACCAGGCCGGGGTTGGGTACGAAGATCATTCTGCTCGGCGACCCGGAGCAGATCGACAATCCGTTCCTCGACAGCCGCTCGAACGGCCTGAGCTACGCTAGCGAGAAGATGCGCGGCTCGAAGCTGTGCTTCCAGGTGACGCTGCAGTACGACGAGTGCGAGCGTTCGCCCCTGGCTGCGGAAGCGGCGCTGCGTTTGTGA
- a CDS encoding ArsB/NhaD family transporter: protein MDKQVIIAVSIFLLVYALIISEKMHRTILAMAGGMALILAGVITQERAIHHIDFNTIGLLVGMMIIVGITAETGLFRYLAIWSAKKVDGDPVKLFYALATLTAVCSAFLDNVTTVLLTVPVTISITRQLNISPMPFLIAQIIASNIGGTATLIGDPPNIMIGSAVKELTFMAFAKNLFLISFFIHFITIFIMSRIYRDKLQTTDELRAKIRELDETKQLTNIPLLKTCLFVLAFTIFLFTTHQLFHLDSATAALTGASLLLVLTAKHTEHGLEHVFNKVEWVALFFFVGLFVVVGGLVDTGVIKWLAQEAVKLTAGNVTATALLILWLSAIASAFVDNIPFVATMIPLIKDMGTMGVANLEPLWWSLALGACLGGNGTIIGASANIIVAGLAAQEGYNITFKGFFKIAFPLMLMSIAICTVYVYLRYLI from the coding sequence TTGGATAAGCAGGTAATAATCGCAGTTTCTATTTTTCTCTTGGTGTATGCCCTGATCATCAGCGAAAAAATGCATCGCACTATCCTGGCTATGGCGGGCGGGATGGCGCTTATCCTCGCCGGCGTTATCACCCAGGAGCGGGCTATCCACCATATCGACTTCAACACTATCGGTCTGCTGGTGGGAATGATGATCATCGTCGGCATCACTGCCGAGACAGGCCTTTTCCGCTATTTGGCCATCTGGTCGGCCAAGAAGGTGGATGGCGACCCTGTCAAGCTTTTTTACGCCCTCGCCACGCTGACTGCCGTGTGTTCGGCGTTTCTCGACAATGTCACGACCGTGCTGTTGACCGTGCCGGTGACGATCAGCATCACCCGTCAACTCAATATTTCACCGATGCCTTTCCTTATAGCGCAGATAATTGCTTCGAACATTGGCGGCACAGCCACCCTCATCGGCGACCCCCCCAATATCATGATCGGCAGCGCCGTGAAAGAACTGACTTTCATGGCTTTCGCCAAAAATCTGTTTCTTATTTCTTTCTTTATCCACTTTATCACTATCTTTATTATGTCGCGTATTTATCGCGACAAACTCCAAACCACCGACGAGCTGCGGGCGAAAATCCGCGAACTGGATGAAACCAAACAGCTTACCAACATCCCCCTGCTTAAGACTTGCCTGTTCGTGCTGGCGTTCACAATTTTCCTTTTCACCACCCACCAGCTTTTCCACCTCGACTCGGCCACCGCTGCCCTTACCGGCGCCAGCCTGCTGCTGGTGCTTACCGCCAAGCATACCGAACACGGCCTGGAGCATGTCTTTAATAAGGTCGAGTGGGTGGCGCTGTTTTTCTTCGTCGGCCTGTTCGTAGTCGTCGGCGGCCTGGTGGATACCGGCGTCATCAAGTGGCTGGCCCAGGAAGCCGTCAAGCTGACGGCCGGCAATGTGACGGCGACCGCGCTGCTCATCCTGTGGCTGAGCGCGATAGCTTCGGCGTTCGTGGACAATATCCCCTTCGTGGCGACGATGATCCCGCTGATCAAGGATATGGGCACGATGGGCGTGGCCAATCTCGAGCCGCTGTGGTGGAGCCTGGCCCTCGGCGCTTGCCTGGGCGGCAACGGCACGATTATCGGCGCAAGCGCCAACATCATCGTCGCCGGGTTGGCGGCCCAGGAAGGATACAATATCACTTTCAAGGGTTTCTTCAAGATCGCTTTCCCCCTTATGCTGATGTCGATCGCCATCTGTACTGTGTATGTATACTTGCGTTATCTGATTTAG
- a CDS encoding ArsB/NhaD family transporter translates to MDNQVIFAVTVFVAVYALIISEKIHRTVLAMVGGMLMVVFGILSQEQAIHHIDFNTIGLLVGMMIIVGVTAETGLFRYLAIWSAKKVNGDPVKLFIALGTLTAVCSALLDNVTTVLLTVPVTISITRQLEVPPIPYLIAQIIASNVGGTATLIGDPPNIMIGSAVKELTFMAFLNNLFLISFFMHFIVIALLAWIYRKKLVTTDELREKIMHLDETKQLANIKLLKTCLAVLTLTIFLFTTHQLFHLESATVALFGASILLLLAARQSEHGLEHIFHKVEWVALFFFVGLFVLVGGLVETGVIKWLAQEAIRLTAGNVTATALLILWLSAIASAFVDNIPFVATMIPLIKDMGTMGVANLEPLWWSLALGACLGGNGTIIGASANIIVAGLAAQEGYNISFKGYFKIAFPIMLLTIAISTVYLYLRYLI, encoded by the coding sequence ATGGACAACCAGGTAATTTTCGCGGTAACGGTCTTTGTCGCTGTGTACGCCCTGATTATTTCCGAAAAGATCCACCGTACCGTCCTGGCGATGGTGGGCGGCATGCTGATGGTCGTGTTCGGCATCCTCAGCCAGGAGCAGGCCATCCACCACATCGATTTCAACACGATCGGACTGCTGGTGGGGATGATGATTATCGTCGGCGTGACCGCCGAAACCGGCCTATTCCGCTATCTGGCCATCTGGTCGGCCAAGAAGGTGAACGGCGACCCGGTGAAGCTATTCATCGCCCTCGGCACACTGACGGCGGTTTGCTCGGCGCTCTTAGACAATGTGACCACCGTGTTGCTGACGGTGCCGGTGACGATCAGCATCACCCGCCAGCTTGAGGTGCCGCCCATTCCTTATCTCATCGCCCAGATCATCGCTTCCAATGTCGGCGGCACGGCCACTCTTATCGGCGACCCGCCGAACATCATGATCGGCAGTGCGGTGAAAGAGCTGACTTTCATGGCATTTCTCAACAATCTGTTTCTGATTTCCTTTTTCATGCATTTCATCGTCATTGCGCTCCTGGCCTGGATATACCGCAAAAAACTCGTGACAACCGACGAACTGCGGGAAAAGATAATGCATCTCGACGAGACCAAGCAGCTTGCCAACATAAAGCTGCTCAAAACCTGCCTGGCTGTCCTGACTCTCACGATCTTCCTCTTTACTACCCACCAGCTCTTCCATCTGGAGTCGGCGACTGTCGCCCTGTTCGGGGCGAGCATTCTCCTGCTCCTGGCCGCAAGGCAGTCCGAGCACGGGCTGGAGCACATTTTTCACAAGGTGGAGTGGGTGGCGCTGTTTTTCTTTGTCGGGCTGTTCGTGCTGGTGGGCGGCTTGGTGGAAACGGGGGTCATCAAGTGGCTGGCGCAGGAGGCGATTAGGCTGACGGCCGGCAATGTGACGGCTACCGCGCTGCTCATCCTGTGGCTGAGCGCGATAGCTTCGGCGTTCGTGGACAATATCCCCTTCGTGGCGACGATGATCCCGCTGATCAAGGATATGGGCACGATGGGCGTGGCCAATCTGGAGCCGCTGTGGTGGAGCCTGGCTCTCGGCGCTTGCCTGGGCGGCAACGGCACGATCATCGGCGCGAGCGCCAACATCATCGTCGCCGGACTGGCAGCCCAGGAGGGCTACAATATCTCTTTCAAGGGTTATTTTAAGATCGCTTTCCCGATCATGCTGCTGACGATTGCCATTTCGACGGTGTATTTGTATCTGCGCTATCTCATTTGA
- a CDS encoding CDGSH iron-sulfur domain-containing protein yields the protein MSKEGTPPKEGDVRTPMVVFTPYSPYMVVDVEKMTGPGGRNLPLEAVTSLCRCGASSHKPYCDGTHSKIGFVGKRERSTPAGRSKAYAGRHITIHDNRRVCAHSAECLRGLPAVFKKDGAPWIDPDAASAEEIIRVIESCPSGALSYTVNGERHKDWGDGPPAIKVDKGGPLRCTGGIAVKDADGSAPEAKSHYTLCRCGKSANKPFCDGQHWKERFEK from the coding sequence ATGAGCAAGGAAGGAACACCGCCCAAAGAAGGCGACGTGAGGACGCCGATGGTCGTTTTCACCCCTTATAGCCCCTATATGGTTGTCGATGTCGAGAAAATGACCGGCCCGGGCGGGCGGAACCTGCCACTGGAGGCGGTGACTTCGCTGTGCCGCTGCGGCGCTTCTAGCCACAAGCCTTATTGCGACGGCACCCACAGTAAAATCGGTTTTGTCGGCAAGCGGGAGAGAAGCACGCCGGCCGGCCGGAGCAAGGCTTATGCCGGCAGGCATATCACTATCCACGACAACAGGCGCGTGTGCGCCCACTCGGCCGAGTGCCTGCGGGGGCTGCCGGCGGTGTTCAAAAAGGACGGCGCCCCGTGGATAGACCCCGACGCGGCGTCGGCGGAGGAGATCATCAGGGTGATCGAGAGCTGCCCGTCCGGGGCGCTGAGCTATACGGTAAACGGCGAGCGCCACAAGGACTGGGGCGACGGACCGCCGGCAATCAAGGTGGACAAGGGCGGGCCGCTGCGCTGCACGGGCGGGATAGCGGTCAAGGACGCCGACGGCTCGGCGCCGGAGGCGAAAAGCCACTATACTCTCTGCCGCTGCGGCAAGTCGGCGAACAAGCCGTTCTGCGACGGCCAGCACTGGAAGGAACGATTCGAGAAATAG
- a CDS encoding L,D-transpeptidase, translating into MTYAIRISLSARTLSLIGNGRLINTYPVGVGRPGHQTPPGSYTIVVKRPNPGGPFGAMWLGLSIPRYGIHGTNNPASIGGYVSRGCIRMYNRDVLELAGMVAVGTPVYISQ; encoded by the coding sequence ATGACCTACGCTATCCGCATCTCCTTGTCCGCCCGCACCCTGTCGCTGATCGGCAACGGCCGGCTAATCAACACTTATCCTGTCGGGGTTGGCCGGCCGGGCCATCAGACGCCGCCAGGGTCTTACACGATCGTCGTGAAGCGGCCCAACCCCGGCGGTCCTTTCGGGGCGATGTGGCTCGGCCTGAGCATTCCGCGCTACGGCATCCACGGCACCAACAACCCTGCCTCGATCGGCGGCTATGTGTCGCGCGGCTGCATCCGTATGTATAACCGCGATGTGCTGGAGCTGGCGGGGATGGTGGCGGTGGGAACGCCGGTGTACATTAGTCAGTAG
- a CDS encoding DUF445 domain-containing protein encodes MVTVGAAAYRRKADRVLALVFALFVAAAAAKYRYPDTLGVKVLFIVAEAALVGGIADWFAVTALFRRPLGFPWHTALIPRSRDKIVTAIAGAVQNELLSKESIKRRLVGVRLVDVIVGWLEEGNRQALLPDLAARYAQSAWDNLDIPATARYGQKWLKAILHEADLAAYSRRGLAWLLASGRADRITEQLLAEITAVAARDSTRQAIGRYLEQYAQNAARSWWQKLVLSLAEATDTLNTAEAAAVLHAELLLLLGDLAAADHPVRAWMRTRLAAAADRLGDDPVWTTGLDAWRKGLAGRLRLEEALTAVGTLAVRNAPPDWPSAWAARQADKLWAAFKADDAMRDWVEEQLQTALSRFIDSEHDLVAAVVRDALVRLSDEDLNMFIEDKAGEDLAWIRINGSVVGGVVGLLLFLFLHYLYDPYVVPLVHSVLR; translated from the coding sequence GTGGTAACCGTGGGCGCCGCCGCTTACCGCCGCAAAGCCGACAGAGTGCTGGCGCTTGTCTTCGCCCTGTTCGTGGCCGCCGCTGCGGCCAAATACCGCTATCCGGATACGCTGGGCGTAAAAGTGCTATTCATTGTTGCCGAAGCCGCTCTCGTTGGCGGGATCGCCGACTGGTTCGCCGTCACCGCTCTCTTCAGGAGGCCGCTTGGCTTCCCCTGGCACACCGCCCTCATTCCCAGAAGCCGCGACAAAATCGTCACAGCCATCGCCGGAGCGGTTCAAAACGAACTGCTCAGCAAAGAATCCATCAAACGGCGCCTTGTCGGCGTCCGGCTTGTTGACGTCATCGTCGGCTGGCTCGAAGAAGGAAATCGTCAGGCGCTGCTGCCCGATCTGGCCGCCCGCTACGCCCAGTCGGCCTGGGACAACCTCGACATCCCCGCCACCGCCCGCTACGGGCAGAAATGGCTCAAGGCCATCCTCCACGAAGCCGACCTGGCCGCCTACAGTCGCCGGGGGCTCGCGTGGCTGCTCGCCAGCGGCCGGGCCGACCGGATAACAGAGCAGCTCCTGGCCGAAATAACCGCCGTCGCGGCCCGCGACAGCACCCGGCAGGCCATCGGGCGCTACCTCGAACAATACGCGCAAAACGCAGCCCGCAGCTGGTGGCAGAAGCTTGTCCTCAGCCTGGCCGAGGCAACCGACACCCTCAACACCGCCGAAGCCGCCGCCGTCCTTCACGCCGAACTCCTGCTTCTCCTCGGCGACCTCGCCGCCGCCGATCACCCCGTCCGCGCCTGGATGCGGACCAGGCTGGCAGCGGCCGCGGACCGCCTGGGCGACGACCCGGTCTGGACGACAGGTCTCGACGCCTGGCGGAAGGGGCTTGCCGGCCGGCTGCGCCTCGAAGAAGCGCTGACTGCCGTCGGCACCCTGGCGGTCCGCAACGCCCCGCCCGACTGGCCGTCGGCGTGGGCGGCCCGCCAGGCCGACAAACTGTGGGCGGCCTTCAAGGCCGACGACGCCATGCGGGACTGGGTGGAAGAACAGCTTCAGACCGCTTTGAGCCGCTTCATCGACAGCGAGCACGACCTCGTTGCCGCCGTCGTCAGGGATGCGCTCGTACGCCTCAGCGACGAAGACCTCAACATGTTCATCGAAGACAAGGCCGGCGAAGACCTTGCCTGGATACGCATCAACGGCTCGGTCGTCGGCGGCGTCGTCGGGCTGCTGCTGTTTCTGTTTCTCCACTATCTCTATGACCCGTACGTAGTGCCTTTGGTTCATTCAGTACTAAGATAA
- a CDS encoding DUF445 domain-containing protein — translation MTATNRNKATITLGLVSFGFIASHPFAHTFTGGLLASGFSAAMVGGLADWFAVSALFRRPLGIPFRTALIPRNRARITEAIIAMVEDELLTRENIRATIGRYDIAALVVRYLADYDGKARISEFLAKIGDDAVGQINPDKIGHFLAALVRDNAGQIKLAPLLSQTVEWSVRHGYADRLADFILGELEALIAQPQVGELLASFIGEARQAYERDLRRRQFAGQFLEGLGFTPAAMAAIAQREGGQLLRALRDSVHPWRENLRQWALALAVRLKNDPDLQERVERAKNEWLAGRTDLAEHIGGGVAVILKAAAGDTGRAVIRRWLTAQVDRLVFAFRDDAGQQQALAQLLRQALMAFIDTHHAHIGTMVRERLDQYSSAALVEFIEGRVGNDLQMIRINGSVVGGLAGMLIFLLTHWW, via the coding sequence ATGACCGCTACCAACCGGAACAAAGCCACGATAACGCTGGGGCTGGTTTCTTTCGGCTTCATCGCCAGCCATCCCTTCGCCCACACATTTACCGGCGGCCTGCTGGCCAGCGGCTTCAGCGCCGCCATGGTCGGCGGTCTGGCCGACTGGTTCGCCGTGTCCGCCCTCTTCCGCCGCCCCCTCGGCATCCCCTTCCGCACCGCGCTCATCCCCCGCAATCGCGCCCGCATCACCGAGGCCATCATCGCCATGGTCGAGGACGAACTCTTAACCCGCGAAAACATCCGCGCCACCATCGGCCGCTACGATATCGCCGCCCTCGTCGTCCGCTACCTCGCCGACTACGACGGCAAAGCCCGCATCAGCGAATTCCTCGCCAAGATAGGCGACGACGCCGTCGGCCAGATCAACCCCGACAAGATCGGCCACTTCCTTGCCGCCCTCGTCCGCGACAACGCCGGCCAGATAAAGCTCGCCCCGCTGCTTTCCCAAACGGTAGAATGGTCGGTCAGGCACGGCTACGCCGACCGGCTGGCCGACTTTATCCTTGGCGAGCTCGAAGCCCTTATCGCTCAGCCTCAGGTGGGCGAACTGCTCGCTTCCTTCATCGGCGAGGCACGGCAGGCCTACGAGCGCGACCTGCGCCGCCGCCAGTTCGCCGGCCAGTTCCTCGAGGGACTGGGCTTCACCCCCGCCGCCATGGCCGCCATCGCCCAGCGAGAAGGCGGCCAGCTCCTGCGCGCCCTCCGGGATTCCGTCCACCCCTGGCGTGAAAACCTGCGCCAGTGGGCGCTCGCCCTTGCCGTGCGCCTCAAAAACGACCCCGACCTGCAAGAGCGGGTCGAGCGGGCCAAAAACGAATGGCTGGCCGGGCGGACCGACCTGGCCGAACACATCGGCGGCGGCGTGGCCGTCATCCTCAAGGCGGCGGCCGGCGACACCGGCCGGGCGGTCATCAGACGCTGGCTGACCGCCCAGGTGGACCGCCTGGTGTTCGCTTTCAGAGACGACGCCGGCCAGCAGCAGGCTCTCGCCCAACTTCTCCGGCAGGCGCTTATGGCGTTTATCGACACTCATCACGCCCACATCGGCACCATGGTCCGCGAACGTCTCGACCAATACTCGTCCGCAGCGCTGGTAGAATTCATCGAAGGCCGGGTCGGCAACGACCTGCAGATGATTCGCATCAACGGCTCGGTCGTTGGTGGGTTGGCAGGCATGCTCATCTTCCTGCTGACCCACTGGTGGTAA